The genomic window TGAGCGCGGCGAAGACAAGGAAGTACGGGACGATGTAGAGCGCCCGGGCCGCCAGCCGCTCCGGCGTGGCCAGGTCCACCTCGTCCACCCGCACGGGCGCGGCCAGCTCCGGCGACACGCCGCGCGCGAAGAGCCGCTGGCCGCCCAGCATGCCCGAGTAGGCCTGGAGCATCGCCTTGAGGCGCTCGGCGTTGACGCGCGCCTCGTTGCGCGAGCTGTCCACCACCACCTGCACCGCGGCCGTGCGCCCCGAGGAGAAGTCCTTGCCGTAGTCCTCTGGGATGATGAGCACCGCGTCCAGCTTGCCCGCCTGGAGCTGGGCCTCGTAGTCCGCGGGCGGCTCGGTGAACTGGGCCCCGTAGCGCTGGAGGAAGGCCATGAGGCTGGGGGCGTGCTCCCTTCCCACCACCGGCACCTCCAGGGGCTTGGAGTCCTGGTACCAGGAGGCCATCATCGTGAAGAGCATCGCCGACACGACCGGCCCCAGCAGCGTGCCCACCAGCGCGCTCGACACCGAGCGCCGGTCCCTCAGGTGGTCCTTCAGCTCCTTGCGGAACACCGTGGTGAAGCGGCTCATGGCATCAACCCCTGGTCCGTTCCGATGGCGGAGATGAAGGCCTCCTCCAGGCTCTCCTTGCCCGTGCGGGCGCGCAGCTCGTCCGGGGTGCCTTCCGCCACCACGCGGCCCCGCGCCACCACGACGATGCGGTCACACAGCGCCGTCACCTCCTGCATCACGTGGCTGGAGAAGAGCACGCAGTGCCCCTCGGCCTTGAGCCGGCGGATGATGGTGCGCACCGCGCGGGTGCTCATCACGTCCAGGCCGTTGGTCGGCTCGTCCAGGAGCACGTTGCGCGGCGCGTGTACCAGCGCCCGCGCCAGGGCCACCTTCATGCGCTCGCCCTGGCTGAAGCCCTCCGCGCGGCGGTGGGCGATGTCCTTCATGTCCAGGAGCTCCACCAGCTCGTCCACGCGCTTGTCCAGCGCCGCGCCGGACAGGCCGTGCAGCTCCCCGGCGTAGCGCGCGTGCTCCCGGGCAGTGAGGCGCGGGTAGATGCCGCGCGCGTCCGGCAGCACGCCGATGGCCCGGCGCACGTCCATGGGGCGCTCGGCCACATCCAGCCCGTCCACGCGGGCGGTGCCCTTGTCCGGGCGGATGAGCGTGTAGAGCATGCGCAGGGTGGTGGTCTTCCCGGCGCCGTTGGGCCCCAGGAGGCCGGTGACGACGCCATCGGCCGCGGAGAAGGACACATCCTCCACCGCCGTCACCGCGCCGAAGCGCTTGTGCAGGTGGCTCACGTCGATCATTCGGAAGCTCCCGTCACGGCACTGGCCCGGCGAAGGAGGTGAAGAAGGGGGGCCGGCTCATCGCCGCGCCGCACTCGGACTTCAGGCCCTCCACGCTGCCCTGGGCCACGAAGTCCGCCATCAACTTCTGGATGCAGCCGAGCGCCATCGTGCTGTGGCCCACGCCCGGCACCACCACGTGCAGGCTGTGGGGCAGCGTCTTCTTCGCCTCCTCGGCCCAGGAGGGCGGCGTCACCGGGTCCAGCTCCCCGGAGAGCAGCAGCGTGGGCACGGGCGAGTGGACCGGCTCCCGGTAGCCCTCGGGCACCGTGCCCTTCGGCCACACGCCGCAGGGCTCCAGCATGTTGCGCACCATGGAGGCGCCGAACCACGTGCCGGCCGTCTCGCGCTCGATGGCCTCGTCCGTGATGAAGGGCGCGTCCTCCGCGCAGACGACGGAGAAGAACATGCCGTGGCTCACCGACTCGCTCATGCCCCCGGTGATGCCCTGGCTGAGCGCGACGAAGGGCGACCACTCGCCCCGCGTGGCCTGGTCCAGCACGAGCGGCACCAGCGCCGCCAGCTCCGGCACGTAGAGCT from Stigmatella erecta includes these protein-coding regions:
- a CDS encoding ATP-binding cassette domain-containing protein; the protein is MIDVSHLHKRFGAVTAVEDVSFSAADGVVTGLLGPNGAGKTTTLRMLYTLIRPDKGTARVDGLDVAERPMDVRRAIGVLPDARGIYPRLTAREHARYAGELHGLSGAALDKRVDELVELLDMKDIAHRRAEGFSQGERMKVALARALVHAPRNVLLDEPTNGLDVMSTRAVRTIIRRLKAEGHCVLFSSHVMQEVTALCDRIVVVARGRVVAEGTPDELRARTGKESLEEAFISAIGTDQGLMP